One segment of Micromonospora parathelypteridis DNA contains the following:
- a CDS encoding winged helix-turn-helix transcriptional regulator: protein MIVEILLLVTARAGEPSAVLPALDLLPHSVRTAPRDVRTLVAGPSPDAVMVDARSELSEARATCRMLHATGLGVPLVAVVTEAGLIALNADWGVDDVILASAGPAEVEARLRLAVGRLSNATAGAGGSIRAGELTIDPDTYAAKLKGRPLDLTYKEFELLKFLAQHPGRVFTRDQLLREVWGYDYFGGTRTVDVHVRRLRAKLGSEYESMIGTVRQVGYKFVVPPSRSLAEAEHAPLPV, encoded by the coding sequence GTGATCGTGGAGATCCTGTTGCTGGTGACCGCGCGCGCAGGCGAACCGTCGGCAGTGCTGCCGGCACTCGACCTGCTGCCGCACTCGGTCCGCACCGCGCCGCGCGACGTCCGCACTCTTGTCGCCGGCCCCAGCCCGGACGCGGTGATGGTGGACGCCCGGTCCGAGTTGAGCGAGGCCCGCGCGACCTGCCGAATGCTGCACGCCACCGGGCTCGGCGTGCCGCTGGTCGCGGTGGTGACCGAGGCCGGCCTGATCGCGCTGAACGCCGACTGGGGCGTCGACGACGTCATCCTCGCCTCCGCCGGCCCCGCCGAGGTCGAGGCACGGCTGCGACTGGCGGTGGGCCGACTGAGCAACGCGACCGCCGGCGCGGGCGGCTCGATCCGGGCCGGCGAGCTGACCATCGACCCGGACACGTACGCGGCCAAGCTCAAGGGTCGCCCGCTCGACCTCACCTACAAGGAGTTCGAGCTGCTGAAGTTCCTGGCCCAGCACCCGGGTCGGGTGTTCACCCGGGACCAGCTCCTGCGCGAGGTCTGGGGCTACGACTACTTCGGCGGCACCCGCACAGTGGACGTGCACGTCCGGCGACTACGCGCCAAGCTCGGCTCGGAGTACGAGTCGATGATCGGCACCGTTCGCCAGGTCGGCTACAAGTTCGTCGTGCCGCCGTCGCGGTCGCTGGCCGAGGCGGAGCACGCGCCCCTGCCGGTCTGA
- a CDS encoding polysaccharide deacetylase family protein — protein sequence MTLVVAALLGSAYVLGRSLVPDQQAQRHSTGVTSNVDVPDYADQPSGGEPTAAPSASGLTGPPEAGQDGTGRDAGGDKLFGAHATTGSRRLALTFDDGPDPQYTPQVLATLREFDVRATFCVVGENAQNHPEMIQAIVNDGHTLCNHSWNHDVGLGARSADAIRSDLLRTNEAIRAAVPDAPIVWYRQPGGAWTYPVVSVASQLGMTPLHWSVDPSDWELPGAGQITATVLTQAEPGSVVLLHDAGGNRQGTVDALRRILPDLTARFELEALPTDPT from the coding sequence GTGACGCTGGTGGTGGCGGCGCTGCTCGGCTCGGCGTACGTGCTGGGCCGCAGTCTCGTCCCCGACCAGCAGGCCCAACGACACTCCACCGGGGTCACGTCGAACGTCGACGTACCGGACTACGCCGACCAACCCAGCGGCGGTGAGCCGACCGCCGCCCCAAGCGCCAGCGGCCTGACCGGCCCCCCCGAGGCCGGCCAGGACGGGACGGGACGGGACGCCGGGGGCGACAAGCTGTTCGGCGCACACGCCACCACCGGCTCCCGCCGGCTCGCGCTGACCTTCGACGACGGGCCGGACCCGCAGTACACCCCGCAGGTCCTCGCCACGCTGCGCGAATTCGACGTGCGGGCCACGTTCTGCGTGGTCGGTGAGAACGCCCAGAATCACCCCGAAATGATCCAGGCGATCGTCAACGACGGGCACACCCTGTGCAACCACTCGTGGAACCACGACGTCGGCCTGGGCGCCCGATCGGCCGACGCGATCCGCTCCGACCTCCTGCGCACCAACGAGGCGATCCGGGCGGCGGTGCCGGACGCACCGATTGTCTGGTACCGCCAGCCCGGCGGCGCCTGGACGTACCCGGTGGTGTCGGTGGCGAGCCAGCTCGGCATGACCCCGCTGCACTGGTCGGTGGACCCGTCGGACTGGGAACTGCCCGGCGCCGGCCAGATCACCGCGACGGTGCTGACCCAGGCCGAACCGGGCTCGGTGGTGCTGCTGCACGACGCCGGCGGGAACCGCCAGGGCACGGTGGACGCCCTGCGCCGGATCCTGCCCGACCTGACCGCCCGGTTCGAGCTGGAGGCGCTGCCCACCGATCCGACGTGA
- the mshD gene encoding mycothiol synthase, whose amino-acid sequence MSSAEPTSDQVTRTDRLAPAEIADVLALASSAGDTDGANPLDEHVLLRLRDPDAPALHLIARADDGTLTGYAHLDTTDPVGGIGVELVVHPAYRRRGTGRALARGVLASATGPLRAWAHGDHPSAAALGVDLGFTRARVLWQLRRPLAAPLGEPRLPDGVALREFRPGADEAAWLTLNSRAFAEHPEQGRWTSDDLRVRLAEPWFDPAGFLLAEETETGRLLGFHWTKVHERPGSARIGEVYVLGVEPTAHGGGLGRALTTAGLAYLRDKRGLDRVMLYVDESNTGAVALYERLGFARWSAHINYHLG is encoded by the coding sequence ATGAGCAGCGCGGAGCCGACCAGCGACCAGGTGACCCGGACCGACCGACTGGCGCCGGCGGAGATCGCCGACGTGCTGGCCCTTGCCAGCTCCGCAGGCGACACCGACGGCGCGAACCCGCTCGACGAGCACGTCCTGCTCCGACTGCGCGACCCGGACGCCCCCGCCCTGCACCTGATCGCTCGCGCCGACGACGGCACCCTCACCGGGTACGCGCACCTGGACACCACCGACCCGGTCGGCGGGATCGGAGTCGAGCTGGTGGTGCACCCCGCGTACCGGCGGCGGGGCACCGGGCGCGCGCTGGCCCGGGGCGTACTCGCCTCGGCGACCGGGCCGCTGCGGGCGTGGGCGCACGGCGACCACCCCTCGGCCGCCGCGCTCGGCGTCGACCTCGGGTTCACCCGGGCGCGGGTGCTGTGGCAACTGCGCCGGCCGCTGGCCGCCCCGCTGGGCGAGCCGCGCCTGCCCGACGGGGTGGCGCTGCGCGAGTTCCGGCCCGGGGCGGACGAAGCCGCCTGGCTGACCCTCAACTCGCGCGCCTTCGCCGAGCACCCCGAGCAGGGGCGGTGGACCTCGGACGACCTACGGGTCCGTCTCGCCGAGCCGTGGTTCGATCCGGCCGGCTTCCTGCTCGCCGAGGAGACCGAGACGGGCCGTCTGCTCGGCTTCCACTGGACCAAGGTGCACGAGCGCCCGGGGTCGGCCCGGATCGGCGAGGTGTACGTCCTGGGTGTGGAGCCGACCGCGCACGGCGGCGGGCTCGGCCGGGCGTTGACCACCGCCGGGCTGGCGTACCTGCGGGACAAGCGTGGCCTGGACCGGGTCATGCTCTACGTGGACGAGTCGAACACCGGGGCCGTCGCGCTCTACGAGCGGCTGGGTTTCGCCCGCTGGTCCGCGCACATCAACTACCACCTCGGCTGA
- the pstS gene encoding phosphate ABC transporter substrate-binding protein PstS, with product MKLQRYGAIAGLALAATLGLSACGSDNNEPAPGASASGSTAAVDCATGTLNAQGSSAQKNAMAEWIKAYQTKCQGTTINYEPTGSGAGIQAFIAGTADFAGSDSALKPEEQPQADAKCVGGKAIHLPMVIGPVAIAYNVSGVDNLQLKPATLAKIFAGTVTKWDDAAIKADNPDAKLPSTTIQTVHRSDESGTTDNFTNFLSKTAEADWTLGKAKAWKAPGGTGAKGSDGVASRVKGADGSIGYMEWSFAENAGLKMSKIGNGNGEFAALTAEAAGKTIAGAKVDGQGDDLKLSIDYNTKEAGAYPIVLATYEIVCSKGLAADKLPLVKGLLGYAASTEGQAAMTELGYAPLPETVRTKVETAVKNLS from the coding sequence GTGAAGCTCCAGCGGTACGGCGCTATTGCCGGCCTCGCCCTCGCCGCGACGCTCGGCCTCAGTGCATGCGGCTCGGACAACAACGAGCCCGCTCCCGGCGCCAGCGCTTCGGGCTCGACCGCCGCGGTCGACTGCGCTACCGGAACGCTGAACGCCCAGGGCTCGTCGGCGCAGAAGAACGCCATGGCCGAGTGGATCAAGGCGTACCAGACGAAGTGCCAGGGCACCACGATCAACTACGAGCCGACCGGCTCGGGCGCCGGTATCCAGGCGTTCATCGCCGGGACGGCCGACTTCGCCGGCTCCGACTCCGCGCTCAAGCCGGAGGAGCAGCCGCAGGCCGACGCCAAGTGCGTCGGTGGCAAGGCCATCCACCTGCCGATGGTGATCGGCCCGGTGGCCATCGCCTACAACGTGAGCGGCGTGGACAACCTCCAGCTCAAGCCGGCCACCCTGGCGAAGATCTTCGCCGGCACGGTCACCAAGTGGGACGACGCGGCGATCAAGGCCGACAACCCGGACGCCAAGCTGCCGTCGACCACCATCCAGACCGTCCACCGCTCGGACGAGTCGGGCACCACCGACAACTTCACCAACTTCCTGTCCAAGACCGCCGAGGCCGACTGGACCCTGGGTAAGGCCAAGGCGTGGAAGGCCCCGGGCGGCACCGGCGCCAAGGGCTCGGACGGCGTGGCCAGCCGGGTCAAGGGTGCCGACGGCTCCATCGGTTACATGGAGTGGTCGTTCGCCGAGAACGCCGGTCTGAAGATGTCCAAGATCGGCAACGGCAACGGCGAGTTCGCCGCGCTGACCGCCGAGGCTGCCGGCAAGACCATCGCCGGTGCCAAGGTCGACGGCCAGGGCGACGACCTCAAGCTCTCGATCGACTACAACACCAAGGAGGCCGGGGCCTACCCGATCGTCCTGGCGACGTACGAGATCGTCTGCAGCAAGGGCCTCGCGGCCGACAAGCTGCCGCTGGTCAAGGGTCTGCTGGGCTACGCGGCCAGCACCGAGGGCCAGGCTGCCATGACCGAGCTGGGCTACGCCCCGCTGCCGGAGACCGTCCGCACCAAGGTCGAGACCGCGGTCAAGAACCTCTCCTGA
- the pstC gene encoding phosphate ABC transporter permease subunit PstC, whose protein sequence is MGETPHRSADAGTGGTRVTQSHEWPAGASARVAEAPVSTRSPGGTGMGGGGALPRSRKFGAERAFRGLTLAAGTAVLVIIAAIAIFLVAKAVPALRANTENFWSYEGWSPNETQPKFGIGALAFGTVLSSALALLIAVPVALGIALYLSHYAPRRLGTALGFLVDLLAAVPSVVFGLWGRDVFSSPVGDFSVWLNKHFSWIPLFGGDGPFGASVMLGALVLAIMVLPIITSLSREVFLQTPTANEEAALALGATRWEMLRTAVLPYGRPGIIAAMMLGLGRALGETIALALTLGITFGISFNLIQNGGNTIAANIANAFGEANETGRGALIASGLVLFAITLIVNITARAIIYRRREFTESAA, encoded by the coding sequence ATGGGTGAAACCCCTCACCGCTCGGCCGACGCCGGCACCGGCGGGACGCGCGTGACCCAGAGTCACGAGTGGCCCGCCGGTGCCTCGGCGCGTGTGGCCGAGGCACCAGTCAGCACCCGTTCCCCGGGCGGCACCGGGATGGGCGGCGGCGGCGCGTTGCCGCGCAGCCGTAAGTTCGGCGCCGAGCGGGCCTTCCGCGGTCTCACCCTGGCCGCCGGCACCGCAGTTCTGGTCATCATCGCCGCCATCGCGATCTTCCTGGTCGCCAAGGCGGTGCCGGCCCTGCGCGCCAACACCGAGAACTTCTGGTCCTACGAGGGCTGGTCCCCCAACGAGACGCAGCCGAAGTTCGGCATCGGTGCGCTCGCCTTCGGCACCGTGCTCAGCTCGGCGCTCGCGCTGCTGATCGCGGTGCCGGTGGCACTCGGTATCGCGCTCTACCTCTCGCACTACGCACCCCGTCGGCTGGGCACCGCGCTCGGCTTCCTGGTCGACCTCCTCGCCGCCGTGCCGAGCGTGGTCTTCGGTCTGTGGGGACGAGACGTCTTCAGCAGCCCGGTCGGGGACTTCTCGGTCTGGCTGAACAAGCACTTCAGTTGGATCCCGCTCTTCGGCGGAGACGGCCCGTTCGGCGCGTCCGTCATGCTGGGCGCCCTGGTGCTCGCGATCATGGTGTTGCCGATCATCACCTCGCTCTCCCGCGAGGTGTTCCTCCAGACGCCGACGGCGAACGAGGAGGCCGCCCTCGCCCTGGGCGCCACCCGCTGGGAGATGCTCCGCACCGCGGTGCTCCCGTACGGCCGCCCCGGCATCATCGCCGCGATGATGCTCGGCCTCGGCCGGGCGCTTGGCGAGACCATCGCCCTGGCGCTGACGCTCGGCATCACCTTCGGCATCTCGTTCAACCTGATCCAGAACGGCGGCAACACCATCGCCGCCAACATCGCCAATGCGTTCGGCGAGGCGAACGAGACCGGCCGGGGCGCGTTGATCGCCTCCGGCCTGGTGCTGTTCGCCATCACGCTGATCGTCAACATCACGGCGCGGGCGATCATCTACCGCCGCCGGGAGTTCACGGAGTCGGCCGCATGA
- the pstA gene encoding phosphate ABC transporter permease PstA — MTTTVTSHRSRPPAQPDSLRARRLPWYAAPAIAVAALALSVVIVYGTDIGGPVLVVVLGAVLYLVGLFAAANAVEGRRSARNRTWSALIHSAFVLAVLPLVSVVWTLLSKGTERLDGNFFQTSMNNIGARDANGGAYHAIVGTLEQVGIATLITVPLGILCAIYIVEYGRGKFAFTIRFFVDVMTGIPSIVSGLFVLAFWVLVVSPWFNDGRPSFSGFAAALALSVLMLPTIVRSTEEMLRLVPPPLREGAYALGVPKWKTILRVVLPTALPGIVTGVMLAIARAAGETAPVLLVAGGGAAINTNPFENNQSSLSLFVYQQAGDASRYAPARAWTAALTLVALVLILTIAAKLLARRNRLSR, encoded by the coding sequence ATGACCACAACCGTCACCTCCCACCGCTCCCGCCCGCCGGCCCAGCCCGACTCGCTGCGGGCCCGGCGGCTGCCCTGGTACGCCGCTCCGGCCATCGCCGTGGCGGCCCTGGCGCTCTCCGTCGTGATCGTCTACGGCACCGACATCGGCGGCCCAGTCCTCGTGGTCGTCCTCGGCGCGGTGCTCTACCTGGTCGGGCTCTTCGCCGCGGCCAACGCGGTCGAGGGGCGCCGGTCGGCCCGCAACCGCACCTGGAGCGCGCTGATCCACTCCGCCTTCGTGCTGGCGGTGCTGCCGCTGGTGTCGGTGGTCTGGACGCTGCTCAGCAAGGGCACCGAGCGGCTGGACGGCAACTTCTTCCAGACCTCGATGAACAACATCGGGGCCCGGGACGCCAACGGCGGCGCGTACCACGCGATCGTCGGCACGCTGGAGCAGGTCGGCATCGCCACCCTGATCACCGTGCCGCTCGGCATCCTCTGCGCCATCTACATCGTCGAGTACGGCCGGGGCAAGTTCGCCTTCACGATCCGGTTCTTCGTGGACGTGATGACCGGCATCCCGTCGATCGTCTCCGGTCTCTTCGTGCTGGCGTTCTGGGTGCTGGTCGTGTCGCCGTGGTTCAACGACGGCCGGCCCAGCTTCTCCGGCTTCGCCGCCGCGCTCGCGCTGAGCGTGCTCATGCTGCCCACCATCGTCCGGTCCACCGAGGAGATGCTCCGCCTCGTCCCGCCGCCGCTGCGCGAGGGCGCCTACGCGCTCGGCGTACCCAAGTGGAAGACCATCCTGCGGGTGGTGCTGCCGACGGCGCTGCCGGGCATCGTCACCGGCGTGATGCTCGCCATCGCCCGTGCGGCCGGCGAGACCGCGCCGGTGCTGTTGGTCGCTGGCGGCGGTGCCGCGATCAACACCAACCCCTTCGAGAACAACCAGTCGTCGCTGTCCCTCTTCGTCTACCAGCAGGCCGGTGACGCGTCGAGGTACGCACCGGCACGGGCGTGGACCGCGGCACTCACCCTGGTCGCCCTCGTGCTCATCCTGACGATCGCGGCGAAGCTGCTGGCCCGCCGCAACAGGCTCAGCCGATGA
- the pstB gene encoding phosphate ABC transporter ATP-binding protein PstB, giving the protein MAKRVQAANVTAYYGGFKAIENINLTVEPKTVTALIGPSGCGKSTFLRSINRMHEVLPGARVEGSLTIDDQDIYDRDVDVTAVRRTIGMVFQRPNPFPTMSIFENVVAGLKLNGVRRKSILEDAAEKALRSANLWDEVKDRLGKPGAGLSGGQQQRLCIARTIAVEPQVVLMDEPCSALDPISTLAIEDLMFQLKDKFTIIIVTHNMQQAARVSDRTAFFSIEKTGDPGRLIEYDNTQKIFSNPSVKKTEDYITGRFG; this is encoded by the coding sequence ATGGCCAAGCGTGTCCAAGCCGCGAACGTCACCGCCTACTACGGTGGCTTCAAGGCGATCGAGAACATCAACCTGACCGTCGAGCCGAAGACGGTCACCGCCCTGATCGGCCCGTCCGGTTGCGGCAAGTCCACCTTCCTGCGGTCGATCAACCGGATGCACGAGGTGCTGCCGGGGGCCCGGGTTGAGGGCAGCCTGACCATCGACGACCAGGACATCTACGACCGGGACGTGGACGTCACCGCGGTCCGGCGCACGATCGGCATGGTCTTCCAGCGGCCGAACCCGTTCCCCACCATGAGCATCTTCGAGAACGTGGTGGCCGGGCTGAAGCTCAACGGCGTCCGCCGCAAGTCGATCCTGGAGGACGCGGCCGAGAAGGCGCTGCGCTCGGCGAACCTGTGGGACGAGGTCAAGGACCGGCTGGGCAAGCCCGGCGCGGGCCTCTCCGGTGGTCAGCAGCAGCGGCTCTGCATCGCCCGGACCATCGCGGTCGAGCCGCAGGTCGTCCTGATGGACGAACCGTGCTCCGCCCTGGACCCGATCTCCACGCTGGCGATCGAGGACCTGATGTTCCAGCTCAAGGACAAGTTCACGATCATCATCGTGACGCACAACATGCAGCAGGCAGCGCGTGTGTCGGACCGGACCGCCTTCTTCTCGATCGAGAAGACCGGCGACCCGGGCCGTCTGATCGAGTACGACAACACCCAGAAGATCTTCAGCAACCCGAGCGTGAAGAAGACCGAGGACTACATCACGGGCCGCTTCGGCTGA